From Streptomyces sp. 6-11-2, one genomic window encodes:
- a CDS encoding copper resistance CopC/CopD family protein encodes MSQTIAPRFRTLMLLLMAVAGVLLAGAAPASAHAALTGSDPQQGAVVDKAPAQVSLTFSEQVAMSDDSLRVLDPKGNRVDAGKPANVSGTTYAVRLRSGLPDGTYTVAYQVVSADSHPVGGAYTFSIGAPSKTSAAVGDQTAGGGIVGGLYGIGRYVSYAGFVVLAGGAAFVLACWQRGSGVRAVQRLVVSGWVALTASTLALLLLRGSYTTSGKIGDVFDLTLLGQVLQTKTGAALVSRLLLLAAAALFVAVLFGEYQKRADDEKRDLTFGLAIGGTVVAVGLAASWAMSEHASTGLQPGIAMPVDVVHLLAVAAWLGGLVALLVALYRAPAETPVETAAVRRFSQVAFGSVLALVATGTYQSWRQVGSWSALTDTRYGQLLLVKVGLVALMVGVAWTSRRWTGRLAQTAAAKAPAKARAKVAATAGRNPGPDAKAGAGKPGTGKTETGKADGDKAKPGGKAAKGEAARRAAQLARQQAALDTARQKRLRDADPHRFGLRRSVLMEAGVAVVLLAVTTVLTQTEPGRTETEARTATSSTASSSSSSSSGVGAVTLDMPFDTGGKDGKGVVRIDIDPARVGGNELHIFSLGPNGRLRDITELKFAFTLAAKDLGPLPVNPDHVTTGHWVASGVQIPMAGDWQVAVTVRTSDIDQVTVTKNTQIG; translated from the coding sequence TTGTCGCAGACCATCGCCCCACGCTTCCGGACCCTGATGCTGCTGCTCATGGCCGTCGCCGGCGTGCTCCTCGCCGGAGCCGCCCCGGCCTCCGCGCACGCCGCGCTGACCGGCAGCGATCCGCAGCAGGGGGCGGTGGTCGACAAAGCGCCCGCCCAGGTGTCGCTGACCTTCTCCGAGCAGGTCGCCATGAGCGACGACTCGCTGCGCGTCCTGGATCCCAAGGGCAACCGCGTCGACGCCGGGAAGCCCGCCAACGTCAGCGGGACGACGTATGCCGTGCGACTGCGCAGCGGACTGCCGGACGGCACCTACACCGTCGCCTACCAGGTGGTCTCGGCCGACAGCCACCCCGTCGGCGGTGCCTACACCTTCTCCATCGGCGCCCCCTCCAAGACTTCCGCCGCGGTCGGCGACCAGACGGCGGGCGGCGGGATCGTCGGCGGGCTCTACGGGATCGGGCGGTACGTGTCGTACGCCGGCTTCGTCGTCCTGGCCGGCGGTGCCGCCTTCGTACTGGCCTGCTGGCAGCGCGGCTCGGGAGTGCGGGCGGTGCAACGGCTCGTCGTCTCCGGCTGGGTCGCGCTCACCGCGTCCACGCTCGCGCTGCTGCTCCTGCGCGGCTCCTACACCACCTCCGGAAAGATCGGGGACGTCTTCGACCTGACGCTCCTCGGGCAGGTGCTCCAGACCAAGACCGGGGCGGCCCTCGTCTCCCGGCTGCTGCTGCTCGCCGCGGCGGCGCTGTTCGTCGCGGTGCTCTTCGGGGAGTACCAAAAGCGCGCGGACGACGAGAAGCGCGACCTGACCTTCGGGCTCGCGATCGGCGGCACCGTGGTCGCCGTCGGGCTCGCGGCCAGCTGGGCCATGTCCGAGCACGCCTCGACCGGGCTCCAGCCGGGCATCGCGATGCCGGTCGACGTCGTCCACCTGCTCGCCGTGGCCGCCTGGCTCGGCGGTCTCGTCGCCCTTCTGGTCGCGCTGTACCGGGCGCCCGCCGAGACCCCGGTCGAGACCGCGGCCGTACGCCGCTTCTCCCAGGTCGCCTTCGGTTCCGTCCTGGCGCTGGTCGCGACCGGCACCTATCAGTCCTGGCGCCAGGTCGGCTCCTGGTCGGCGCTCACCGACACCCGCTACGGACAGCTGCTCCTCGTGAAGGTCGGTCTGGTGGCGCTGATGGTCGGCGTCGCCTGGACCTCCCGCCGCTGGACGGGCCGGCTGGCGCAGACGGCCGCCGCGAAGGCACCGGCCAAGGCACGCGCGAAGGTCGCGGCGACCGCGGGCAGGAATCCCGGCCCGGACGCGAAGGCCGGGGCCGGGAAGCCCGGGACCGGGAAGACCGAAACCGGGAAAGCCGACGGCGACAAGGCCAAGCCCGGTGGGAAGGCGGCGAAGGGGGAGGCCGCCCGGCGGGCCGCCCAGCTCGCCCGGCAGCAGGCCGCCCTGGACACCGCACGGCAGAAGCGGCTGCGGGACGCCGACCCCCACCGCTTCGGGCTGCGCCGGTCCGTACTGATGGAAGCGGGTGTCGCCGTCGTGCTGCTCGCCGTCACGACCGTGCTGACGCAGACCGAACCGGGGCGCACGGAGACGGAGGCCAGGACCGCCACGTCGTCCACCGCGTCCTCGTCCTCGTCCTCGTCCTCCGGGGTGGGCGCGGTCACCCTCGACATGCCGTTCGACACCGGCGGCAAGGACGGCAAGGGCGTCGTACGGATCGACATCGACCCCGCGCGCGTGGGCGGCAACGAGTTGCACATCTTTTCCCTCGGACCGAACGGGCGCCTCCGCGACATCACCGAGCTCAAGTTCGCCTTCACGCTGGCCGCGAAGGACCTCGGACCGCTCCCGGTGAACCCCGACCACGTCACCACCGGACACTGGGTGGCGAGCGGGGTGCAGATCCCCATGGCGGGCGACTGGCAGGTCGCCGTGACCGTGCGGACCTCCGACATCGACCAGGTCACCGTCACCAAGAACACGCAGATCGGCTGA
- the efeB gene encoding iron uptake transporter deferrochelatase/peroxidase subunit: MTDQSTPEATSPNPSPAATASARAGTAAGAGVSRRRLLGTAGATGLVLGAAGTGLGYTAAPAGATPLTSLGADRAMFHGKHQPGITDALQARGHLVAFDLAPGAGRTEAAALLRRWSATAERLMAGEPAALDDTDVARDAGPSALTVTFGFGHSFFDRTDLRRQRPGALDPLPDFSSDRLDKSRSNGDLWVQIGANDALVAFHALRALQKDAGGAARVRWQMNGFNRSPGATAHPMTARNLMGQIDGTRNPKPADPDFGQRLFVPANGEPAWMGNGSYVVVRRIRMLLDDWEKLPLTQQEDVIGRRKSDGAPLGGGTETTAMDLEKTGKDGTYVVPVNAHARITRPDQNGGAAMLRRPFSYHDGFDADGTPDAGLLFICWQADPLRGFVPVQRKLDRGDALSAYLRHEASGLFAVPGGAANGEYVGQRLLEG; the protein is encoded by the coding sequence ATGACCGACCAGTCCACCCCGGAGGCCACCTCCCCGAACCCCTCGCCCGCGGCGACCGCGTCCGCGCGGGCGGGCACCGCCGCAGGAGCGGGCGTGTCGCGCCGACGACTGCTCGGTACGGCCGGTGCCACCGGGCTCGTCCTCGGCGCGGCCGGCACGGGCCTCGGCTACACGGCGGCGCCCGCCGGTGCCACCCCGCTCACCTCGCTCGGCGCCGACCGGGCGATGTTTCACGGGAAACATCAGCCCGGCATCACCGACGCCCTCCAGGCCCGCGGCCATCTCGTCGCCTTCGACCTCGCGCCCGGAGCGGGCCGCACGGAGGCCGCCGCGCTGCTGCGCCGCTGGTCGGCGACGGCCGAGCGGCTGATGGCGGGTGAACCGGCCGCACTCGACGACACCGACGTGGCACGGGACGCGGGCCCCTCGGCGCTGACGGTCACCTTCGGCTTCGGCCACTCCTTCTTCGACCGGACGGATCTGCGCCGGCAGCGGCCCGGCGCTCTCGACCCGCTGCCCGACTTCTCCTCCGACCGGCTCGACAAGTCCCGCAGCAACGGCGATCTCTGGGTCCAGATCGGCGCGAACGACGCGCTGGTCGCCTTCCACGCCCTGCGCGCCCTCCAGAAGGACGCGGGCGGCGCCGCCCGCGTCCGCTGGCAGATGAACGGCTTCAACCGCTCCCCCGGAGCCACCGCGCATCCCATGACGGCCCGCAACCTGATGGGGCAGATCGACGGCACCCGCAACCCGAAGCCGGCCGACCCGGACTTCGGCCAGCGCCTCTTCGTGCCCGCGAACGGCGAGCCGGCCTGGATGGGGAACGGCTCCTACGTCGTCGTACGCCGCATCCGGATGCTCCTGGACGACTGGGAGAAGCTGCCGCTCACCCAGCAGGAGGACGTCATCGGGCGCCGCAAGTCCGACGGGGCGCCGCTCGGCGGGGGCACCGAGACGACCGCGATGGACCTGGAGAAGACCGGCAAGGACGGCACCTACGTCGTCCCGGTCAACGCCCACGCCCGGATCACCCGGCCCGACCAGAACGGGGGCGCGGCCATGCTCCGGCGCCCCTTCTCCTACCACGACGGCTTCGACGCCGACGGCACCCCGGACGCGGGCCTGCTGTTCATCTGCTGGCAGGCGGACCCGCTGCGCGGCTTCGTACCGGTGCAGCGCAAGCTGGATCGCGGCGACGCGCTGTCGGCGTACCTCCGGCACGAGGCGAGCGGTCT